A stretch of the Bordetella genomosp. 8 genome encodes the following:
- a CDS encoding beta-ketoacyl-ACP synthase III, whose translation MNRNPQYSVIAGSGSYLPPRVVSNDDLAAELATRDIQTSDAWIVERTGIRQRHIADRGVTTSDLAVEAARRALDDAGLQPQDIDLVIVATSTPDFVFPSTACLVQARLGIKGGAAFDVQAVCSGFVYALTTADSFMRAGRSRHALVIGAEVFSRILDWNDRGTCVLFGDGAGAVVLSAAEQPGILAAQLHADGSQTKILCAAGNVAYGEVVGDPFLRMDGQAVFKQAVTVLERSARAVCEEAGVTLDAVDLLIPHQANVRILNFLARKLDLPADKLVVTVDRHANTSAASVPLALDAVRREGRAKAGQLVLMQGVGGGFTWGSVLARLTA comes from the coding sequence ATGAACCGCAATCCGCAGTATTCGGTGATCGCCGGCTCCGGCAGCTATCTGCCGCCGCGCGTCGTATCCAATGACGACCTGGCCGCGGAACTGGCCACTCGCGACATCCAGACGTCCGACGCCTGGATCGTCGAGCGCACCGGCATCCGCCAGCGCCACATCGCCGACCGCGGCGTGACGACCAGCGACCTGGCGGTCGAGGCCGCGCGCCGCGCGCTCGATGACGCCGGCCTGCAGCCGCAGGACATCGACCTCGTCATCGTCGCCACCTCCACGCCCGACTTCGTGTTTCCCAGCACTGCCTGCCTGGTTCAGGCCCGGCTGGGCATCAAGGGCGGGGCGGCCTTCGACGTCCAGGCCGTCTGCAGCGGTTTCGTGTACGCCCTCACCACCGCCGACAGCTTCATGCGCGCGGGCCGTTCGCGGCATGCGCTGGTCATCGGCGCGGAAGTGTTCTCGCGCATCCTGGACTGGAACGATCGCGGCACCTGCGTCCTGTTCGGCGACGGCGCCGGCGCGGTGGTGCTGTCCGCAGCGGAACAGCCGGGCATCCTGGCCGCGCAGCTGCACGCCGACGGTAGCCAGACCAAGATCCTGTGCGCGGCGGGCAACGTCGCCTACGGCGAGGTCGTGGGCGATCCCTTCCTGCGCATGGATGGACAGGCCGTATTCAAGCAGGCGGTCACGGTGCTGGAACGTTCCGCGCGCGCCGTCTGCGAAGAAGCCGGCGTGACGCTGGACGCGGTCGATCTGCTGATCCCGCACCAGGCCAACGTCCGTATCCTGAACTTCCTGGCGCGCAAACTGGATCTGCCCGCGGACAAATTGGTCGTCACCGTCGATCGCCATGCCAATACCTCGGCCGCCAGCGTGCCGCTGGCGCTGGATGCCGTTCGGCGCGAAGGACGCGCCAAGGCCGGCCAGCTGGTCCTGATGCAAGGTGTCGGTGGCGGCTTCACCTGGGGGTCGGTGCTGGCGCGCCTGACCGCCTGA
- the fabD gene encoding ACP S-malonyltransferase — MKIAFVFPGQGSQSVGMLDAWQGNAAVADVLARASAALSQDLGALIAQGPAEQLNLTTNTQPAMLTAGVAMYQAWLAAGGRAPDMVAGHSLGEYAALTAAGALALEDAVRLVRIRADAMQAAVPVGTGAMAAVLGLADDAVRAACAQAAQGEVVEAVNFNAPAQVVIAGHKAAVERACEAAKAAGAKRALLLPVSAPFHSSLLEPAAAVLSRALAEVNVAAPAMPVLNNVDVATPSDPAAIRDALVRQAWHPVRWVETIQAMKARGITHIIECGPGKVLSGLVKRIDGELTGLAITDPASLEAALAAVGSN, encoded by the coding sequence ATGAAAATCGCTTTCGTATTTCCCGGCCAGGGTTCGCAATCGGTCGGCATGCTGGACGCCTGGCAGGGCAACGCGGCAGTGGCCGACGTGCTGGCGCGCGCCTCGGCGGCGCTGTCCCAGGACCTGGGCGCGCTGATCGCGCAAGGTCCGGCCGAACAGCTGAACCTGACGACCAATACCCAGCCCGCCATGCTGACGGCCGGCGTGGCCATGTACCAGGCCTGGCTGGCCGCTGGCGGCCGCGCGCCGGACATGGTGGCCGGCCACAGCCTGGGCGAATACGCGGCCCTGACCGCCGCCGGCGCCCTGGCGCTGGAAGACGCCGTGCGGCTGGTCCGCATCCGCGCCGATGCCATGCAGGCCGCCGTGCCGGTAGGCACGGGCGCCATGGCCGCCGTCCTGGGCCTGGCCGATGACGCCGTGCGCGCCGCCTGTGCCCAGGCAGCCCAGGGCGAAGTGGTCGAAGCCGTGAATTTCAATGCGCCCGCCCAGGTCGTGATCGCCGGGCACAAGGCCGCCGTGGAGCGCGCGTGCGAAGCCGCCAAGGCCGCGGGCGCCAAACGGGCGCTGCTGCTGCCCGTCTCCGCGCCTTTCCACAGCAGCCTGCTGGAACCGGCGGCCGCCGTGCTGTCCCGCGCGCTGGCGGAAGTCAACGTGGCGGCGCCGGCCATGCCCGTGCTGAACAACGTGGACGTCGCCACGCCTTCGGACCCCGCCGCCATCCGCGACGCGCTGGTGCGCCAGGCCTGGCACCCCGTGCGTTGGGTCGAGACCATACAGGCGATGAAGGCGCGCGGAATCACGCACATCATCGAATGCGGTCCGGGCAAGGTGCTGAGCGGGCTGGTCAAGCGCATCGATGGCGAATTGACCGGCCTGGCGATTACCGATCCCGCCTCGCTGGAAGCGGCTTTGGCCGCCGTCGGTTCTAACTGA
- the fabG gene encoding 3-oxoacyl-ACP reductase FabG produces the protein MELQGKIALVTGATRGIGKAIAHELATRGATVIGTATSATGADTINEALAPLNGRGVVLNVTDDQACDALVDELAKEGGPHILVNNAGITRDTLAMRMKDEDWDAVIDTNLKAVFRLSRAVMRGMMKARWGRIINVTSVVGSSGNAGQANYAAAKAGVAGMSRALARELGSRNITVNCVAPGFIDTDMTRVLGETQTAALLQQIPLGRLGSPGDIAHAVAFLAGPQAGYITGTTLHVNGGMYM, from the coding sequence ATGGAACTGCAAGGAAAGATCGCGCTGGTGACCGGCGCCACCCGGGGCATCGGCAAGGCCATCGCGCATGAACTCGCCACCCGCGGCGCGACCGTCATCGGCACCGCGACGTCGGCGACCGGCGCTGACACCATCAACGAGGCGCTGGCGCCCCTCAACGGCCGCGGCGTCGTCCTGAACGTCACCGACGACCAGGCCTGCGATGCGCTGGTGGATGAGCTCGCCAAGGAAGGCGGCCCGCACATCCTGGTGAACAACGCCGGGATCACGCGCGACACGCTCGCCATGCGCATGAAGGACGAGGACTGGGACGCGGTCATCGATACCAACCTTAAGGCGGTATTCCGCCTGTCGCGCGCTGTCATGCGCGGCATGATGAAGGCCCGCTGGGGCCGCATCATCAACGTGACGTCGGTGGTCGGTTCCAGCGGCAATGCGGGGCAAGCCAACTATGCCGCCGCCAAGGCGGGCGTGGCGGGCATGTCGCGTGCGTTGGCGCGCGAACTGGGCAGCCGCAACATTACCGTCAATTGCGTGGCGCCCGGCTTCATCGATACCGATATGACGCGGGTGCTGGGCGAAACCCAGACGGCGGCCCTGCTGCAGCAGATTCCCCTGGGCCGGCTGGGCTCGCCGGGCGACATCGCCCACGCGGTTGCCTTTCTGGCCGGTCCGCAGGCCGGTTACATTACCGGCACGACCCTGCACGTGAACGGCGGCATGTATATGTAA
- the acpP gene encoding acyl carrier protein, giving the protein MESIEQRVKKIVAEQLGVNEAEIKNESSFLDDLGADSLDMVELVMALEDEFETEIPDEEAEKITTVQQAIDYINSHGKQ; this is encoded by the coding sequence ATGGAAAGCATCGAACAGCGCGTCAAGAAGATCGTCGCTGAACAGCTTGGCGTCAATGAAGCCGAGATCAAGAACGAATCTTCCTTTCTTGACGACCTCGGTGCCGATTCGCTCGACATGGTTGAGCTGGTCATGGCCCTCGAAGACGAATTCGAGACCGAGATCCCCGACGAAGAGGCCGAGAAAATCACGACCGTGCAACAAGCGATCGACTACATCAATTCGCACGGCAAGCAGTAA
- the fabF gene encoding beta-ketoacyl-ACP synthase II, with translation MKRRVVITGLGIVSPVGNDVSSAWDNIVNGRSGISRITRFDPSALTTHIAGEVRDFDVTQYMAAKEARQMDTFIHYGLAAGVQAWRDSGLEVTEANAERIGVIIGSGIGGLPRIEETQTDLLARGPRRISPFFVPGALINLISGQLSIMYGFKGPSYAVVSACTTGLHSIGDSARMIEYGDADVMVAGGAESTVSPLGIGGFAAMRALSTRNDDPATASRPWDRDRDGFVLGEGAGVVVLEEYEHAKKRGARIYGEFVGYGMSSDAHHITAPDKDGPRRGVLNALRNGHLNPEDVQYVNAHGTSTPLGDKNESDALKLAFGDHARKLVVNSTKSMTGHLLGAAGGIEAVFTTLAVYHQVSPPTINIFNQDPECDLDYCANEAREMTINVALSNSFGFGGTNGSMAVRRM, from the coding sequence GTGAAACGACGCGTCGTCATCACCGGACTCGGCATCGTGTCCCCCGTGGGCAATGACGTGTCCAGCGCCTGGGACAATATCGTCAACGGACGTTCCGGCATCAGCCGTATTACCCGTTTCGATCCTTCGGCGCTGACCACCCATATCGCGGGCGAAGTCCGCGATTTCGACGTCACGCAATACATGGCCGCCAAGGAAGCCCGGCAGATGGATACCTTTATCCATTACGGGCTGGCGGCCGGTGTCCAGGCCTGGCGCGACAGCGGCCTGGAAGTCACCGAGGCCAATGCCGAACGCATCGGCGTAATCATCGGTTCCGGCATCGGCGGTTTGCCGCGCATCGAAGAAACGCAGACCGATCTGCTGGCGCGCGGTCCGCGCCGCATCTCGCCGTTCTTCGTGCCGGGCGCGTTGATCAACCTGATTTCGGGCCAGTTGTCCATCATGTATGGATTCAAGGGCCCCAGCTACGCCGTGGTATCCGCATGCACCACGGGCCTGCACAGCATCGGCGACTCCGCCCGCATGATCGAGTACGGCGATGCCGACGTCATGGTCGCGGGTGGCGCGGAATCCACCGTTTCGCCGCTGGGCATTGGCGGCTTCGCCGCGATGCGCGCGCTGTCGACGCGCAATGACGATCCGGCCACCGCATCGCGTCCGTGGGATCGCGACCGCGACGGTTTCGTGCTGGGTGAAGGCGCCGGCGTCGTGGTGCTGGAAGAATACGAGCATGCCAAGAAACGCGGCGCCCGTATCTATGGCGAATTCGTCGGCTATGGCATGAGCTCCGACGCGCACCACATCACGGCTCCCGACAAGGATGGCCCGCGCCGCGGGGTGCTCAATGCCTTGCGCAACGGCCACCTGAATCCGGAAGACGTGCAATACGTCAACGCGCACGGCACGTCCACGCCCCTGGGCGACAAGAACGAGTCGGATGCCTTGAAGCTGGCCTTCGGCGATCATGCGCGCAAGCTCGTGGTCAATTCCACCAAGTCGATGACGGGCCACCTGCTCGGCGCGGCTGGCGGCATCGAGGCGGTCTTCACCACGCTGGCCGTCTATCATCAGGTCTCCCCGCCCACCATCAATATCTTCAACCAGGATCCGGAGTGCGATCTGGATTACTGCGCGAACGAAGCCAGGGAGATGACCATCAACGTTGCGCTGTCCAATTCGTTCGGGTTTGGCGGCACCAACGGATCGATGGCCGTGCGGCGCATGTAA
- the rpoE gene encoding RNA polymerase sigma factor RpoE, whose protein sequence is MSERDIDAELVARVQRGDKKAFDLLVLKYQRKIMRLLSRMIRDQAEIEDVAQEAFIKAYRALPQFRGDSAFYTWLYRIAINTARNWLASNGRRPSAPNAVENEDGETFNETDNLSDISTPESMVASREIAETVNAAIQGLPEELRTAIVLREIEGMSYEDIAQSMGCPIGTVRSRIFRAREAVAARLRPLLGNDGDRRW, encoded by the coding sequence ATGAGCGAACGCGATATCGACGCCGAACTGGTCGCCCGCGTTCAGCGCGGCGACAAGAAGGCCTTCGATCTGCTGGTGCTGAAGTACCAGCGCAAGATCATGCGGCTGCTTTCCCGCATGATCCGCGACCAGGCGGAAATCGAGGACGTGGCCCAGGAAGCTTTCATCAAGGCCTACCGCGCGCTGCCGCAATTCCGCGGGGATAGCGCGTTCTATACCTGGCTCTACCGCATCGCCATCAATACGGCCCGCAACTGGCTGGCGTCCAATGGTCGACGCCCCAGCGCGCCCAATGCCGTGGAAAATGAGGACGGTGAAACTTTTAATGAAACGGACAACCTAAGCGATATCAGCACCCCGGAATCCATGGTCGCCAGCCGCGAAATCGCGGAAACCGTCAACGCGGCCATACAGGGTTTGCCCGAGGAATTGCGCACGGCTATCGTCCTGCGGGAAATTGAAGGTATGAGTTACGAAGATATCGCCCAGAGCATGGGTTGCCCGATCGGTACAGTCCGATCCCGCATATTCCGCGCTCGGGAAGCGGTGGCCGCGCGTTTGCGGCCCCTGCTTGGAAACGACGGCGATCGTCGTTGGTAA
- a CDS encoding sigma-E factor negative regulatory protein, producing MQRSTASVRAEDTSWENSVSAWMDGEGTEDWLDGLEVAEGRETWDTYHLIGDVLRNPELSISPSAAFQARLSAALANELPIVAPRRRRSLRPTWRFGLSGFAVAAAVASVAWVAQPYLAGTSDAPTPETRVLADASTVSVDDPSLSDYLEAHRQLAGPSAIRQVSFDVGAGR from the coding sequence ATGCAAAGATCAACTGCTTCCGTCCGCGCCGAGGACACCAGCTGGGAAAACTCGGTGTCCGCATGGATGGACGGCGAAGGAACCGAGGACTGGCTGGATGGCCTGGAAGTGGCCGAAGGCCGGGAAACCTGGGATACGTATCATCTGATAGGTGATGTATTGCGTAATCCGGAACTGTCCATTTCCCCGTCGGCGGCCTTCCAGGCGCGCCTGTCGGCCGCGCTGGCCAATGAACTGCCCATCGTCGCGCCGCGCCGGCGCCGTTCGTTGCGGCCCACGTGGCGCTTCGGCCTGTCGGGCTTCGCCGTGGCGGCCGCCGTGGCCTCCGTTGCCTGGGTCGCGCAGCCTTACCTGGCCGGCACCAGCGATGCCCCGACGCCCGAAACCCGCGTGCTGGCCGACGCCAGCACCGTTTCCGTCGACGATCCCAGCCTGAGCGACTACCTGGAAGCGCATCGGCAACTGGCCGGCCCGTCGGCCATACGCCAGGTGTCCTTCGATGTCGGAGCGGGGCGCTGA
- a CDS encoding MucB/RseB C-terminal domain-containing protein produces MTVPAVVTPSIRLFPRPATLPGKAGRGHAQAVAVASSGWAAALAAALLTLGVGLAHAQPTQPTAVAVPEAEAQALLARIQDAASKLDYSGIFTYQQGETIQSSRVVHVVDGSGERERIEVLDGQPREYLRRNDDIQCLVPEHKTVLVQHKRAEQFPGLLLGSPVALTKYYRVLMQPTPHRVAGRECRIITIEPLDKDRYGYRLCADTENDLLLKAQTLSGTSTVLEQVAFTALRLGPAVDHAQLESHWNTKDWKVLQGSMTPLDLAAQGWRIPYPPGFNPVSQVGRTMAHGDAVSQLVLSDGLAAISVFIEPYDKKRNRHQPHGAYRRGPINVYGMRIADYWVTVLGEVPAATLEQLAKATEYVPPSAPPK; encoded by the coding sequence ATGACCGTTCCGGCGGTCGTCACCCCCTCAATCCGGCTCTTTCCCCGCCCGGCTACCCTGCCGGGCAAGGCTGGTCGCGGCCATGCCCAGGCGGTCGCCGTGGCGAGCTCCGGCTGGGCCGCGGCGCTGGCCGCCGCGCTGCTCACGCTGGGCGTGGGGCTGGCGCATGCCCAGCCGACCCAGCCCACCGCCGTCGCCGTCCCCGAAGCGGAAGCGCAGGCCCTGCTGGCGCGCATCCAGGACGCGGCCTCCAAGCTGGATTACTCCGGCATCTTCACCTATCAGCAGGGCGAAACCATCCAGTCTTCGCGCGTGGTCCATGTGGTGGACGGCAGCGGCGAACGCGAACGCATCGAAGTGCTGGACGGCCAGCCGCGCGAATACCTGCGGCGTAACGACGATATCCAGTGCCTGGTGCCGGAACATAAAACCGTCCTGGTCCAGCACAAGCGCGCCGAGCAGTTTCCCGGGCTGCTGCTGGGGTCGCCCGTGGCGCTCACGAAGTACTACCGCGTGCTCATGCAGCCGACGCCGCATCGGGTCGCCGGGCGCGAATGCCGCATCATCACCATCGAACCGCTGGACAAGGACCGCTACGGCTACCGCCTGTGCGCGGACACCGAAAACGACCTGCTGCTGAAGGCGCAGACCCTGTCCGGGACGTCCACCGTGCTGGAGCAGGTGGCCTTTACCGCGCTGCGGCTGGGGCCGGCGGTCGACCATGCCCAGCTGGAATCGCACTGGAATACCAAGGACTGGAAGGTCCTGCAGGGCAGCATGACGCCGCTGGACCTGGCCGCGCAAGGTTGGCGCATTCCCTATCCTCCCGGTTTCAACCCGGTTTCGCAGGTAGGGCGTACCATGGCCCATGGCGACGCCGTCAGCCAACTGGTATTGTCGGATGGCCTGGCAGCGATTTCCGTGTTCATCGAACCCTATGACAAGAAACGCAACCGTCATCAGCCCCATGGCGCCTACCGGCGCGGGCCGATCAACGTCTACGGTATGCGGATTGCGGATTACTGGGTCACCGTGCTCGGGGAAGTCCCCGCAGCCACGCTGGAACAGCTCGCCAAGGCCACGGAATACGTGCCGCCATCGGCGCCGCCCAAGTAA
- a CDS encoding DegQ family serine endoprotease produces MILSTVSKLPVRRFFSLEMEAGCRSLRRGLAALLTALVAGVALQAPASAAQTATGNPAMMLPDFTSIVEKADPAVVNIRTTATVPVRSGPQDPYDLFRFFFGPDFQPPGMPDMPGQRPRDRQQQPKQPQQQQPQERTVPRGVGSGFFISADGYVLTNNHVVSDATDIFVTLTDGREFKAKVVGTDDRTDVALLKIDAKDMPFLPIGDDTKIKKGQWVLAIGSPFGLDSTVTAGIVSAINRDTGEYLPFIQTDVAVNPGNSGGPLLNLQGEVIGINSQIISRSGGFMGISLAIPIDEVMRVVDELRSTGKVTRGRIGVQIGEVTNEVATALGLARAEGALVSSVEGDSPADAAGVQPGDVILRFNNKPIARWSDLPRMVGETKPGTTAPLQVWRKGKNLTLNVKVAEIPQSKSPAAAKKPEPEKEPASSTALGLTVVPVPTATQSKLKIKGGVMVRGVTGQADQAGIQEGDIVLSVGDTDITAPDQFVQVAGKVDKAKPVPVLIRRGDQTQWVVIQPGK; encoded by the coding sequence ATGATCCTGTCCACCGTGTCGAAATTGCCCGTCCGGCGGTTTTTCTCCCTGGAAATGGAAGCCGGCTGCCGGTCCCTGCGTCGCGGCCTGGCCGCGCTGCTGACCGCCCTCGTAGCCGGGGTGGCCTTGCAGGCGCCTGCAAGCGCGGCGCAGACCGCCACCGGCAATCCGGCGATGATGCTGCCGGACTTCACCTCCATCGTCGAAAAGGCCGATCCGGCCGTGGTCAACATCCGGACCACCGCCACCGTGCCCGTGCGCAGCGGGCCGCAGGATCCCTACGACCTGTTCCGCTTCTTCTTCGGCCCGGATTTCCAGCCTCCCGGCATGCCGGACATGCCTGGCCAGCGGCCGCGCGACCGCCAGCAGCAGCCCAAGCAGCCGCAACAGCAGCAGCCCCAGGAACGCACGGTGCCGCGCGGCGTGGGGTCGGGCTTCTTCATTTCCGCCGACGGCTACGTGCTTACCAATAATCACGTGGTCAGCGACGCCACGGATATCTTCGTCACCCTGACCGATGGCCGCGAGTTCAAGGCCAAGGTGGTCGGCACCGACGACCGGACCGACGTCGCCCTGCTGAAAATCGACGCCAAGGACATGCCTTTCCTGCCGATCGGCGACGATACCAAGATCAAGAAAGGCCAATGGGTGCTGGCGATCGGCTCGCCCTTCGGCCTGGATTCCACGGTGACCGCGGGCATCGTCAGCGCCATCAATCGCGATACCGGTGAATACCTGCCCTTTATCCAGACCGACGTGGCGGTTAACCCGGGTAACTCCGGCGGCCCGCTGCTCAACCTGCAGGGCGAGGTGATCGGCATCAACTCGCAGATCATTTCCCGCAGCGGCGGCTTCATGGGCATTTCCCTGGCCATTCCGATCGACGAAGTCATGCGCGTGGTGGACGAACTGCGCTCCACCGGCAAGGTGACGCGCGGCCGCATCGGTGTGCAGATCGGCGAAGTCACCAACGAGGTCGCCACCGCCCTGGGCCTGGCCCGGGCCGAGGGCGCCCTGGTCAGCAGCGTGGAAGGCGACAGCCCGGCCGATGCCGCCGGCGTGCAGCCGGGTGACGTGATCCTGCGCTTCAACAACAAGCCGATCGCCCGCTGGTCCGATCTGCCCCGCATGGTCGGCGAAACCAAGCCCGGCACCACGGCGCCGTTGCAGGTCTGGCGCAAGGGCAAGAACCTGACGCTCAACGTCAAGGTCGCGGAAATCCCGCAGAGCAAGAGCCCGGCCGCGGCCAAGAAGCCCGAGCCGGAAAAGGAGCCCGCATCCTCCACCGCCCTGGGGCTGACGGTGGTGCCCGTGCCCACGGCCACCCAGAGCAAGCTGAAGATCAAGGGCGGCGTGATGGTGCGCGGGGTGACCGGCCAGGCCGACCAGGCCGGCATCCAGGAAGGCGACATCGTGTTGTCGGTGGGCGACACCGATATCACCGCGCCCGACCAGTTCGTGCAGGTCGCGGGCAAGGTCGACAAGGCCAAGCCGGTGCCGGTGCTGATCCGCCGGGGCGACCAGACGCAGTGGGTGGTCATCCAGCCCGGCAAGTAG
- the lepA gene encoding translation elongation factor 4 encodes MRHIRNFSIIAHIDHGKSTLADRLIQRCGGLADREMSAQVLDSMDIERERGITIKAQTAALQYKAADGQIYNLNLIDTPGHVDFSYEVSRSLSACEGALLVVDASQGVEAQTVANCYTAIELGVEVLPVLNKMDLPQADPEGARQEIEDVIGIDASRAIAASAKTGMGIDDILETIVRDVPPPKGSADDALQALIIDSWFDNYVGVVMLVRIVNGVLRPKDKILLMASGANHLCEQVGVFTPKSVQRQALSAGEVGFVIAGIKELAHAKVGDTITLAGRPATQALPGFKEVKPQVFAGLYPVESSEYDQLRDSLEKLKLNDAALMFEPEVSQALGFGFRCGFLGLLHMEIVQERLEREFDMDIITTAPSVVYEVEQRDGEVLTIESPSRMPEVGKIAEIREPIVKVTLFMPQEYVGPVMTLCNNKRGAQINMSYHGRQVHLVYEIPLAEIVLDFFDKLKSVSRGYASMDYEFLEYRSADVVRVDLLINGDKVDALSMIVHRSNARYRARDVVARMRGLIPRQMFDVAIQAAIGAEVIARENVKALRKNVLAKCYGGDITRKKKLLEKQKAGKKRMKQVGSVEIPQEAFLAILQVEDK; translated from the coding sequence ATGCGCCATATCCGCAACTTTTCCATCATCGCCCACATCGATCACGGCAAGTCGACCCTGGCCGACCGCCTGATCCAGCGCTGCGGCGGGTTGGCGGATCGCGAGATGTCGGCGCAGGTGCTCGATTCCATGGACATCGAGCGTGAGCGCGGCATTACCATCAAGGCGCAGACGGCGGCGCTGCAATACAAGGCCGCCGACGGGCAGATCTACAACCTGAACCTGATCGACACCCCGGGGCACGTGGACTTTTCCTACGAAGTCAGCCGCTCGCTGTCGGCCTGCGAAGGCGCGCTGCTGGTGGTCGACGCCTCGCAGGGGGTCGAAGCGCAGACCGTGGCCAACTGCTACACGGCCATCGAGCTGGGCGTGGAAGTCCTGCCGGTCCTGAACAAGATGGACCTGCCCCAGGCCGACCCCGAAGGCGCCCGCCAGGAAATCGAGGACGTGATCGGCATCGACGCGTCGCGCGCCATCGCCGCCAGCGCCAAGACCGGCATGGGCATCGACGATATCCTGGAAACCATCGTGCGCGATGTGCCGCCGCCCAAGGGCAGCGCGGACGATGCGCTGCAGGCCTTGATCATCGACTCCTGGTTCGACAACTACGTCGGCGTGGTCATGCTGGTGCGTATCGTCAACGGCGTGCTGCGGCCCAAGGACAAGATCCTGCTGATGGCATCGGGCGCCAACCACCTGTGCGAACAGGTCGGCGTGTTCACGCCCAAGTCTGTGCAGCGCCAGGCGCTGAGCGCCGGCGAGGTTGGTTTCGTCATTGCCGGCATCAAGGAACTTGCCCACGCCAAGGTAGGCGATACCATCACCCTGGCCGGCCGGCCGGCCACCCAGGCCTTGCCGGGCTTCAAGGAAGTCAAGCCGCAGGTGTTCGCCGGCCTGTATCCGGTGGAAAGCAGCGAATACGACCAGCTGCGCGACTCGCTGGAGAAGCTGAAGCTGAACGACGCCGCGCTGATGTTCGAACCCGAGGTCTCGCAGGCGCTGGGCTTCGGCTTCCGTTGCGGCTTTCTCGGCCTGTTGCACATGGAAATCGTGCAGGAGCGGCTGGAGCGCGAGTTCGACATGGACATCATCACCACCGCGCCGTCGGTGGTGTACGAAGTCGAGCAGCGCGACGGCGAGGTGCTGACCATCGAAAGCCCGTCGCGCATGCCGGAAGTGGGCAAGATCGCGGAAATCCGCGAGCCCATCGTCAAGGTCACCCTGTTCATGCCGCAGGAGTACGTTGGCCCCGTGATGACCCTGTGCAACAACAAGCGCGGCGCACAGATCAACATGAGCTATCACGGCCGGCAGGTGCATCTGGTATACGAGATCCCGCTGGCGGAAATCGTGCTGGACTTCTTCGACAAGCTCAAGTCGGTATCGCGCGGCTACGCGTCGATGGACTATGAATTCCTGGAATACCGCTCGGCCGACGTGGTGCGTGTGGATCTGCTGATCAACGGCGACAAGGTCGACGCGCTTTCCATGATCGTCCACCGCAGCAATGCGCGCTACCGGGCGCGCGACGTGGTGGCGCGCATGCGCGGCCTGATTCCGCGCCAGATGTTCGACGTGGCCATCCAGGCCGCCATCGGCGCCGAGGTCATCGCGCGCGAGAACGTCAAGGCCTTGCGCAAGAACGTATTGGCCAAGTGCTACGGCGGCGACATCACCCGCAAGAAGAAGCTGCTGGAAAAGCAGAAGGCCGGGAAAAAGCGCATGAAGCAGGTGGGCAGCGTGGAAATTCCACAGGAGGCCTTCCTGGCCATCCTGCAGGTGGAAGACAAGTAA
- the lepB gene encoding signal peptidase I, with product MSWNFALILFVLLVVTGIIWLLDITILRKARRRKGEEAAARFDPAVIGDAQETERLRREAVESATRVPWWVEYAVSFFPVILFVFMLRSFVVEPFRIPSGSMLPTLESGDLILVNKFSRGIRLPIIDKKVMNTGDLQRGDVIVFRYPVDPDVDYIKRVVGLPGDEIAYLDKKLYVNGQEVKHTRDGNYFEPDRVAYINRYKEKLGDVTHDILLDEDKFQEYGPIWQFPHLDNCQYSRNGVRCKVPEGEYFAMGDNRDNSADSRYWGFVPDGNIVGKAFFIWMNFSDLSRIGRFH from the coding sequence ATGAGCTGGAACTTTGCGCTGATCCTGTTTGTCCTGCTGGTCGTCACCGGCATCATCTGGTTGTTGGACATCACCATCTTGCGCAAGGCGCGGCGCCGCAAGGGAGAAGAAGCCGCGGCGCGTTTCGACCCGGCCGTGATCGGCGACGCGCAGGAAACCGAAAGACTGCGGCGCGAAGCGGTGGAATCCGCCACGCGGGTGCCATGGTGGGTGGAGTACGCGGTCAGCTTTTTCCCCGTGATCCTGTTCGTGTTCATGCTGCGCTCCTTCGTGGTCGAGCCGTTCCGCATCCCCTCCGGTTCGATGCTGCCGACGCTGGAGTCCGGCGACCTGATCCTGGTGAACAAATTCAGCCGCGGCATCCGCCTGCCCATCATCGACAAGAAGGTGATGAATACCGGCGATCTCCAGCGCGGCGACGTGATCGTGTTCCGCTACCCCGTGGACCCGGACGTCGACTACATCAAGCGGGTGGTGGGTCTGCCGGGTGACGAAATTGCCTACCTGGACAAGAAACTATATGTAAACGGCCAGGAAGTTAAACATACGCGCGACGGCAACTATTTCGAGCCGGACCGGGTCGCCTACATCAATCGCTACAAAGAGAAATTGGGCGACGTTACGCACGATATCCTGCTGGATGAGGATAAATTCCAGGAATATGGCCCAATCTGGCAGTTCCCGCACCTGGATAACTGCCAGTACAGCCGCAATGGTGTGCGCTGCAAGGTGCCCGAAGGCGAATACTTCGCCATGGGCGACAACCGCGACAATAGCGCGGACAGCCGCTACTGGGGATTCGTTCCGGACGGTAATATCGTGGGCAAGGCCTTCTTCATCTGGATGAATTTTTCCGATCTGAGCCGGATCGGACGATTCCATTGA